In a genomic window of Taylorella equigenitalis ATCC 35865:
- the glnD gene encoding [protein-PII] uridylyltransferase, with product MDFIGIRQELDEQFLNKTISPSDYLSKWSCIVDCALQDLCAGVFKDKEVCLMALGRYGQSQLFPYSDIDIFLFSKDTEFLKDIIEDFSSKSWDLGLKISFLVHDLKTLKDAIENDHKFESSLLTARYIYGSKELFDVATTTLKQVHNQKKFFYSKVIERNRRHEKYDNNPYSLEPNCKENPGALRDLDLMKWLALSNGINPTWDDMADAKILTSKEAKVIKICEQDFFKLRILLHLLHKKADERLLFHIQDEVAMFFDKLSNDKRPSEPFMQSFYKVSSQVLLIEEFFLKTLEASLNNVVEDNRTRIDDYFSINNQLLELNDSEAFKKNPELILQAFYYLQTLNEVNDFSLDLQRQIWTNRKLIDALILQKDSLNKLFIQILKHPEGIVRTFRRLDKFKVLHQLLPEWNLISGQMQYDLYHAYTVDQHNLQVIKYLRRFTMPEYDNENPLASETIREFSDSWLLYIAALYHDIAKGRNGDHSELGAQDVSVFSDRLGLEKEHKELLIFLVKNHLLMSIYAQKKDFHHPEIATEFAKLVGTARNLKALYLLTIADIKGTNPKHWNDWKAKLLDGLFRQTLDLLSQKAEKKISGSIANRKQEALEILSKKNPELESLRNIGEFWSLLGADYYLRNDAETIAWHAYSILKVGFETDPNVFCNELNDTHVRVGIWAKDRSKLFLDILSFFYINKINIVEAKIHTTLSHYALDTIICEFGPYSEMHHDRLGFIRNSLKEYISNPQNILIRDFGVPINREFRRMKVFPIRPEVNIEKKDKSSSFVMTIISNDRPGILYHIAKILDCYEIDLIMAKILTLGQRVEDVFLIESEKLNDGLFKNNLIDDIYNYLKSIIP from the coding sequence ATGGACTTTATTGGAATTCGTCAAGAGTTAGACGAGCAATTTCTCAATAAGACCATTTCGCCATCCGATTATCTTTCTAAGTGGTCATGTATCGTTGATTGTGCTTTACAGGATTTATGTGCTGGAGTTTTTAAAGACAAAGAAGTATGTCTGATGGCTTTAGGAAGATATGGCCAATCCCAACTATTTCCCTATTCAGATATAGATATTTTTTTATTTAGTAAAGATACGGAATTTTTAAAAGATATTATTGAGGACTTTAGTTCCAAATCTTGGGATTTAGGTTTAAAAATATCTTTTCTTGTGCATGACCTTAAAACCTTAAAAGATGCTATTGAAAACGACCATAAATTCGAATCAAGTCTGCTTACAGCTAGATATATTTACGGCTCTAAAGAGTTGTTTGATGTTGCCACCACAACATTAAAACAGGTTCATAATCAGAAAAAATTCTTTTATTCAAAAGTTATTGAGAGAAATCGTAGGCATGAAAAATACGATAACAACCCTTACTCCTTAGAGCCCAATTGCAAAGAGAATCCTGGAGCACTAAGAGACCTAGATCTTATGAAATGGCTTGCTCTGTCCAATGGAATCAATCCAACTTGGGATGATATGGCAGACGCTAAAATTCTTACGTCAAAAGAAGCCAAAGTAATTAAAATTTGCGAACAGGATTTTTTTAAACTGCGTATACTTTTGCATTTATTGCATAAAAAAGCAGATGAGCGTTTACTATTTCATATTCAAGATGAAGTGGCAATGTTTTTTGATAAACTGAGCAATGATAAGCGTCCGTCTGAGCCGTTTATGCAATCTTTTTACAAGGTGTCGTCTCAAGTTTTACTAATAGAGGAATTTTTCTTAAAGACTCTTGAAGCAAGTCTTAATAATGTGGTTGAAGATAATAGAACTAGAATTGACGATTATTTTTCTATAAATAATCAACTTTTGGAATTAAATGATTCTGAAGCTTTTAAGAAAAATCCAGAACTTATATTACAAGCTTTCTATTATTTACAAACACTAAATGAAGTTAACGATTTTTCCCTAGACTTACAGCGTCAAATTTGGACAAATCGAAAACTTATTGACGCTCTGATACTTCAAAAAGATTCACTAAATAAATTATTTATCCAAATACTAAAACACCCTGAGGGTATAGTAAGAACCTTCAGAAGATTAGATAAATTCAAGGTTTTGCATCAATTATTGCCAGAATGGAACCTGATATCTGGTCAAATGCAATATGACTTATATCATGCTTACACGGTTGATCAGCATAATCTACAAGTTATTAAATACTTGCGTAGATTTACTATGCCTGAATACGATAATGAAAACCCATTGGCATCAGAAACAATACGTGAGTTCTCAGATAGTTGGTTGTTATATATAGCGGCTCTTTATCATGATATTGCCAAAGGAAGGAATGGAGATCATTCTGAATTAGGAGCTCAAGATGTTTCTGTTTTTTCCGATAGATTGGGGCTTGAGAAAGAACATAAAGAGTTATTAATATTTCTAGTAAAGAATCATCTTTTAATGTCAATATATGCTCAAAAAAAAGACTTTCATCATCCTGAAATAGCGACAGAATTTGCAAAATTAGTAGGAACGGCTAGAAACTTAAAAGCTTTATATTTGTTGACTATAGCTGACATCAAGGGAACGAATCCAAAACATTGGAACGATTGGAAAGCAAAACTTTTAGATGGTTTGTTTAGACAAACATTAGACCTATTAAGTCAAAAAGCTGAAAAGAAAATTAGCGGTAGCATTGCCAACAGAAAACAAGAGGCTTTAGAAATTTTAAGTAAAAAGAACCCAGAATTAGAAAGTTTAAGGAATATAGGTGAATTCTGGTCATTGTTGGGGGCAGATTACTATCTTCGTAATGATGCTGAGACAATTGCATGGCATGCATATTCAATATTGAAAGTAGGATTTGAAACTGATCCTAATGTTTTTTGTAATGAGTTAAATGATACGCATGTTCGTGTTGGTATTTGGGCCAAGGATAGGTCGAAGCTGTTTTTAGATATATTAAGTTTTTTCTACATAAATAAGATAAATATTGTTGAGGCTAAAATTCATACCACCCTCTCTCATTATGCTTTAGATACTATTATTTGCGAGTTTGGTCCATACAGTGAGATGCATCATGACAGATTAGGCTTTATAAGGAATAGTTTGAAAGAATATATCTCTAATCCACAAAATATTCTAATAAGAGATTTTGGGGTTCCAATAAATAGAGAATTTAGGAGAATGAAAGTATTTCCAATTCGACCTGAAGTTAATATAGAGAAAAAAGATAAAAGTTCTTCTTTTGTTATGACTATTATTTCAAATGACAGGCCAGGAATTTTGTATCATATTGCGAAAATTCTAGATTGCTATGAAATTGACCTGATTATGGCAAAAATATTAACTTTGGGCCAGAGGGTTGAAGACGTATTTTTGATTGAAAGTGAAAAATTAAACGACGGACTTTTTAAAAATAATTTAATAGATGATATCTATAACTATTTAAAAAGCATAATTCCTTGA
- the map gene encoding type I methionyl aminopeptidase, whose amino-acid sequence MQIFLDPTEISAMKAACEDAAKVLDFLTPHVKEGVTTAYLDKITIEFLNDVLHVKSATIGYGPKGHPPFPSSICTSINHVVCHGIPNDKPLKDGDIMNIDVTIIKDGYFGDTSRMFLIGEPSVRAKVLSETAFEAMWLGISKVKPGARLGDIGHAIQTYAQKKGFSVVRDYCGHGVGKVFHDDPMVLHYGKAGTGIELFEGLTFTIEPMINAGAYPCKVLSDGWTVVTKDRSLSAQWEHTLRVTSDGYEVLTLSDGVRPPPAFINS is encoded by the coding sequence ATGCAAATTTTTCTTGACCCAACTGAAATATCTGCTATGAAAGCAGCTTGCGAGGATGCGGCAAAAGTTCTCGATTTTTTAACACCGCATGTAAAAGAAGGTGTAACCACTGCTTATTTAGACAAAATAACCATTGAGTTTTTAAATGATGTATTACACGTCAAATCAGCTACCATAGGTTATGGTCCTAAAGGTCACCCACCATTTCCGTCAAGTATTTGTACTTCAATAAATCATGTTGTTTGCCATGGAATCCCTAATGATAAACCTTTAAAAGACGGAGATATTATGAATATCGACGTTACTATAATTAAAGACGGTTATTTTGGGGATACTAGTAGGATGTTTCTTATTGGAGAACCTTCTGTTAGGGCTAAAGTTTTATCTGAGACCGCATTTGAAGCTATGTGGCTTGGTATTTCAAAAGTCAAGCCAGGAGCACGATTAGGTGACATAGGTCATGCTATTCAAACCTATGCACAGAAAAAAGGTTTTAGTGTGGTTCGTGATTATTGTGGTCATGGTGTTGGAAAAGTTTTTCACGATGACCCTATGGTACTTCACTACGGAAAGGCTGGTACTGGTATTGAGTTATTTGAAGGTTTGACGTTTACCATTGAACCTATGATTAATGCTGGTGCCTATCCTTGCAAGGTTTTATCAGATGGGTGGACAGTTGTTACCAAGGATAGAAGCTTATCTGCTCAGTGGGAGCACACATTAAGAGTTACAAGTGACGGATATGAGGTGCTTACACTATCTGATGGAGTACGTCCGCCTCCAGCTTTCATCAACTCTTAA
- the rpsB gene encoding 30S ribosomal protein S2 produces the protein MSLMRDMLEAGVHFGHQTRYWNPKMAPYIFGQRNKIHIINLEKTIEKYLEALAFIRKTASRGEDILFVGTKRSAREIIAEEASRAGMPYVNNRWLGGMMTNFKTVRSSIKRLKDMEAAQNDGSLERLTKKEALDFTRDLEKLNKSIGGIKDMNRLPSALFIVDVGYHKIAIQEARTLGIPVVAVVDTNHSPEGIDYIIPGNDDSSRAVQIYAEGVANAILEGREQRLNGVVEEIQSEDFVSDEDEILEEESPNLESEQSE, from the coding sequence ATGTCACTTATGCGTGATATGCTTGAAGCTGGTGTGCACTTTGGACACCAAACTCGTTATTGGAATCCAAAGATGGCTCCTTATATCTTTGGTCAGCGTAACAAAATCCACATAATTAACCTAGAAAAAACTATTGAAAAATATCTTGAAGCTTTAGCTTTTATTCGTAAAACCGCTTCAAGAGGTGAGGATATTCTTTTTGTAGGCACTAAGCGTTCAGCACGTGAAATCATTGCAGAAGAAGCCTCCCGTGCTGGTATGCCATACGTTAATAACCGTTGGTTAGGCGGTATGATGACCAACTTTAAGACTGTTCGTAGCTCTATTAAGCGTCTTAAAGATATGGAAGCAGCTCAAAATGATGGTTCGTTAGAGAGGCTTACAAAAAAAGAAGCCCTTGATTTTACCCGTGATTTAGAAAAACTTAATAAATCAATCGGCGGTATCAAAGACATGAATAGATTGCCATCAGCATTGTTTATTGTGGATGTTGGTTATCACAAGATTGCTATTCAAGAAGCACGCACTCTAGGTATTCCAGTTGTGGCTGTAGTTGACACAAACCACTCTCCTGAGGGTATAGACTATATTATCCCTGGAAATGACGACTCATCTCGTGCAGTTCAAATTTATGCGGAAGGTGTGGCTAATGCGATCCTAGAAGGTCGTGAGCAACGATTAAATGGTGTTGTTGAAGAAATTCAATCTGAAGACTTTGTGTCAGATGAGGATGAAATTTTAGAAGAAGAAAGTCCTAACCTAGAATCTGAACAGTCTGAATAA
- the tsf gene encoding translation elongation factor Ts has protein sequence MAEITAGMVKDLREKTDAPMMECKKALTEAEGDMARAEEILRVKLGNKATKAASRVTAEGLIGEYVTEGQNGQVAAQVEVNCETDFVAKNPEFISFVQELAKLVATENPADIQALSELKLGDGTVESTRKDLVGKIGENMTIRRFHRVETSGKIATYNHGGRIGVLVDFNGEDSVGKDLAMHIAATKPKALDQSGINEADIESERKVATEKAQESGKPAEIVEKMVLGTIAKFLKENTLLGQPFVKNDKQTVEQMLKEKGASIKSYNIFIVGEGIEKAQSNFAEEVASMTRS, from the coding sequence ATGGCTGAAATTACTGCAGGTATGGTTAAAGACCTAAGAGAAAAAACTGATGCACCTATGATGGAATGCAAAAAGGCTCTTACTGAAGCTGAAGGAGATATGGCTAGAGCTGAAGAAATTCTTCGCGTTAAATTAGGTAATAAAGCTACTAAGGCGGCTTCTCGCGTTACAGCAGAGGGCTTGATTGGAGAATATGTGACTGAAGGTCAAAATGGTCAAGTTGCTGCTCAAGTAGAAGTTAATTGCGAAACTGATTTTGTGGCTAAAAATCCTGAATTTATTTCTTTTGTTCAAGAATTAGCAAAATTGGTTGCTACAGAAAATCCTGCTGATATTCAGGCTCTTAGTGAGCTTAAGCTTGGTGACGGTACAGTTGAATCAACTCGCAAAGACTTAGTAGGAAAAATCGGCGAAAACATGACTATTCGCCGTTTCCACAGAGTTGAAACAAGTGGAAAAATCGCAACTTACAATCATGGAGGTCGTATCGGTGTATTAGTTGATTTCAATGGAGAAGACTCTGTTGGAAAAGATTTGGCTATGCACATTGCAGCTACAAAACCTAAGGCTTTAGATCAATCAGGCATAAATGAAGCTGACATTGAATCAGAACGTAAAGTTGCTACTGAAAAAGCTCAAGAATCAGGCAAGCCTGCTGAAATAGTAGAAAAAATGGTTTTAGGAACTATTGCTAAGTTCCTAAAAGAAAATACTCTATTGGGTCAACCATTTGTTAAAAATGATAAGCAAACAGTTGAGCAAATGCTAAAAGAAAAAGGTGCTTCAATTAAGTCATACAATATTTTTATCGTTGGAGAAGGCATAGAAAAAGCACAATCTAATTTTGCTGAAGAAGTGGCTTCTATGACTAGATCTTAG
- the pyrH gene encoding UMP kinase has translation MADKFKRVLLKLSGEALMGEDSFGINRSTISRMAEEIAEVSKLGVELAIVIGGGNIFRGIAPGAQGMDRATADYMGMLATVMNALALQDALKTYGVVSRVQSALNIEQVVEPYIRPKALRYLEEKKVVIFAAGTGNPFFTTDTAAALRGAEIGAEIVLKATKVDGIYTADPNKDPSASRYSNITFDEALTKRLEIMDATAFALCRDQKLPIKVFSINKTGALQRVVLGEDEGTLVHI, from the coding sequence ATGGCGGATAAATTTAAACGTGTTCTATTAAAGCTGTCTGGTGAGGCTTTAATGGGCGAGGATTCATTTGGTATAAATCGATCCACCATTTCTCGCATGGCAGAGGAGATAGCTGAGGTTTCCAAATTAGGCGTCGAATTAGCCATCGTGATTGGCGGGGGTAATATTTTTAGAGGAATTGCTCCAGGTGCACAGGGTATGGATAGAGCTACTGCCGATTATATGGGTATGTTAGCCACTGTTATGAATGCCCTTGCACTTCAAGATGCTTTAAAGACATACGGAGTGGTTTCTCGAGTTCAGTCAGCCCTAAATATTGAACAAGTTGTCGAACCTTACATACGTCCAAAAGCATTAAGATATCTTGAAGAGAAAAAAGTTGTGATTTTTGCGGCTGGTACTGGTAACCCTTTTTTTACAACAGACACCGCAGCTGCCCTAAGAGGGGCAGAAATTGGTGCTGAAATTGTATTAAAAGCAACCAAAGTTGATGGCATTTATACAGCTGACCCAAACAAGGACCCTTCAGCTTCTAGGTATTCAAACATTACTTTTGACGAAGCCTTAACAAAGCGACTTGAAATCATGGATGCTACTGCATTTGCATTATGTCGTGATCAAAAATTACCTATAAAGGTATTTTCAATTAACAAAACTGGTGCCCTTCAAAGAGTGGTTCTTGGAGAAGATGAGGGCACTTTAGTTCATATTTAA
- the frr gene encoding ribosome recycling factor: MSITSITASAESRMNKSIESLKTNLSKIRTGRAHAGILDHVTVDYYGSLVPVSQVANVSVVDARTLSVQPWEKNMAGPIDKAIRESDLGLNPITLGEAIRVPMPALTEERRRDLTKVVRAEGEDAKVAIRNLRRDSNDTLKKLLKDKEISEDDDRRAQEVIQKMTDKFVGEIDKIVSEKEAEIMKV; encoded by the coding sequence ATGAGCATAACTTCTATTACGGCATCTGCCGAATCTAGAATGAATAAGTCTATTGAAAGTCTTAAAACTAATCTTTCAAAAATTCGTACTGGTCGTGCACATGCAGGGATATTAGACCATGTTACTGTGGATTACTACGGATCCTTAGTTCCTGTTTCTCAAGTTGCAAATGTTTCTGTTGTAGATGCTCGAACTTTAAGCGTACAACCATGGGAAAAAAACATGGCTGGTCCTATAGATAAGGCTATTAGAGAATCTGATTTAGGATTAAATCCTATAACGCTGGGAGAGGCAATTAGAGTTCCCATGCCAGCTTTAACCGAAGAGCGCCGTCGCGATTTAACTAAAGTTGTAAGAGCGGAGGGCGAAGATGCTAAGGTTGCGATTCGAAACCTTAGACGAGATAGTAACGATACATTAAAAAAACTTCTTAAGGATAAAGAAATCTCTGAAGATGATGATAGACGTGCTCAAGAAGTAATTCAAAAGATGACAGATAAATTTGTTGGTGAAATCGACAAGATAGTTTCAGAAAAAGAAGCTGAAATTATGAAAGTCTAA
- the uppS gene encoding polyprenyl diphosphate synthase: MSTTSSTLQVPEQNVVPKHIAIIMDGNGRWATKKNLPRTSGHIKGVQAVRNAVEFCIRNGISYLTVYAFSSENWRRPASEVALLMKLFKKVLTKEIVKLHKNNIRVCIVGDRSSFSEDLQKLMDSAEDLTKNNSALCVNICANYGGRWDILNAINELIKNNNYSFSSIPIKEEDFAPYISLSDIPEPDLCIRTGGEQRLSNFLLWQTAYSELYFTNKFWPDMKLADFEDALKAFQARERRFGMTSDQL; this comes from the coding sequence ATGTCAACTACAAGCTCCACTTTACAAGTTCCTGAACAAAATGTAGTACCAAAACACATTGCCATCATTATGGATGGCAATGGTAGGTGGGCTACTAAAAAAAATCTTCCCCGTACTTCAGGACACATAAAGGGTGTACAAGCTGTACGCAATGCAGTAGAGTTTTGCATACGTAATGGGATAAGTTATTTGACCGTATATGCTTTCAGCTCCGAAAATTGGAGAAGACCTGCTAGCGAAGTTGCTCTTCTTATGAAGTTATTCAAAAAAGTATTAACTAAAGAGATTGTAAAACTTCATAAAAACAATATTAGGGTATGTATAGTGGGGGATAGGTCAAGCTTTTCAGAGGATCTTCAAAAACTTATGGATTCTGCTGAAGACTTAACAAAAAATAATTCCGCCCTTTGCGTTAATATTTGTGCAAACTACGGCGGAAGATGGGATATTCTAAATGCAATTAATGAATTAATTAAAAACAATAATTATTCGTTTTCTTCTATACCTATAAAAGAAGAGGATTTTGCTCCGTACATATCATTAAGTGATATACCAGAACCAGACTTGTGTATTAGAACAGGTGGTGAGCAAAGACTATCAAATTTTCTTTTATGGCAAACTGCATATAGTGAGCTTTATTTCACTAATAAATTTTGGCCAGATATGAAATTAGCTGATTTTGAAGATGCATTAAAAGCTTTTCAAGCTAGAGAAAGAAGGTTTGGCATGACTTCGGATCAATTATAA
- a CDS encoding phosphatidate cytidylyltransferase, translated as MLFTRTITSAILLAIIYFVFTTGNQFFFAFFISLVSCIGLYEWLKMLYYSKKRKTKALIITLITATVFALLYCLIFKDNQIISALSHPKIFNLYPWGTGIFALLMTMQFFISFTWLFLVPIHLYQPKLDISNNGLFHQIFAIVAVLGGWISALTIYEFKGAWYFLSILITVFCADVFAFFGGKLIGGRKLNATISPAKTLSGFICGLVASVIWLVASYFIKGTFSNSLSSELNILVIAFIGVLFATLSVIGDLYESLLKRRAQIKDSGSLLPGHGGLLDRLDSIFPVLSFSMTIVFIFHLVI; from the coding sequence ATGCTTTTTACTAGAACTATTACATCTGCTATTCTTCTAGCTATCATATATTTTGTTTTCACCACTGGAAACCAATTCTTTTTTGCATTTTTTATTAGCCTAGTATCTTGTATAGGTTTATATGAGTGGCTCAAGATGCTTTATTATTCTAAAAAAAGAAAAACTAAAGCCTTGATTATTACTCTAATAACAGCAACTGTATTTGCTTTGTTATATTGTTTAATCTTTAAGGACAATCAGATTATTTCTGCCCTTTCCCATCCTAAAATATTTAACCTTTACCCCTGGGGTACGGGTATCTTTGCATTGCTTATGACAATGCAATTTTTTATAAGTTTTACATGGTTATTCTTAGTGCCTATTCATCTTTATCAGCCTAAACTGGATATTAGCAATAATGGATTATTTCATCAGATTTTCGCTATAGTTGCAGTCTTAGGAGGATGGATTAGTGCCTTAACAATATATGAGTTTAAGGGGGCTTGGTATTTTCTAAGTATCCTTATTACAGTTTTTTGTGCAGATGTTTTTGCATTTTTCGGTGGAAAATTAATAGGTGGAAGAAAATTAAATGCGACTATAAGTCCAGCTAAAACATTATCAGGATTTATTTGTGGTTTAGTGGCTTCTGTAATATGGTTGGTTGCCAGTTATTTTATTAAGGGTACGTTTTCAAATTCCTTATCATCTGAGTTGAATATATTAGTAATCGCTTTTATTGGTGTATTGTTTGCCACTCTTTCTGTAATTGGGGACCTATATGAGTCCTTATTAAAACGCAGAGCTCAAATTAAAGATTCTGGTTCATTATTGCCTGGTCACGGGGGTTTATTAGACAGATTAGATTCCATTTTTCCTGTTTTATCTTTTTCCATGACTATAGTTTTTATTTTCCATCTGGTGATATAA
- the dxr gene encoding 1-deoxy-D-xylulose-5-phosphate reductoisomerase produces MNSKKQRIAILGATGSIGSSTLDVIRSNPKKFDVFAVSGFSNIKKLHQIAQEFSPSCIVLPDESSREKFLSLPSLNYQYEILLGEEGLCSVSTATETDVVVCAIVGAAGLKSAYEAARKSKKILLANKEVLVTAGALFMSAISKYGAQLIPVDSEHNAIFQCLPPSKNSTYIRDIKDLKRVHITASGGPFLKRPLDTFESITLEEASKHPNWSMGRKITIDSSTMVNKGLEIIEAKYLFNLNPEQINVLVHPQSIVHSFVEYIDGSLLAQLGHHDMRIPISYALGYPDRINHTGAQFDIKNLFGLEFSEPDYKRFPCLKLAFEALMDGNVACQIFNTSNEIAVESFIAGKIKYIDIPKIIAKQLETISQTELLEINDIIEFDFRIRELTKSYITKC; encoded by the coding sequence ATGAATAGTAAAAAGCAAAGAATCGCTATACTAGGTGCTACAGGCTCAATAGGGTCTAGTACTTTAGATGTAATTAGGTCCAACCCTAAAAAATTTGATGTCTTTGCTGTCAGTGGATTTTCAAACATAAAAAAATTACACCAAATAGCTCAAGAATTTTCTCCATCATGTATTGTTCTTCCAGACGAAAGTTCTAGAGAGAAATTCCTTTCATTGCCATCCCTAAATTATCAATATGAAATTCTTTTAGGTGAAGAAGGGTTGTGTTCAGTAAGTACAGCTACAGAGACAGATGTAGTAGTTTGTGCAATAGTAGGGGCTGCGGGACTTAAAAGTGCCTACGAGGCAGCAAGAAAATCAAAAAAAATTCTACTTGCAAATAAAGAAGTATTAGTTACAGCTGGCGCTTTGTTTATGAGTGCTATATCAAAATATGGTGCCCAATTAATTCCAGTAGATAGTGAACATAACGCCATATTTCAATGTTTGCCACCATCTAAAAATTCAACTTACATTAGAGATATAAAAGATTTAAAAAGAGTTCATATCACTGCATCTGGTGGTCCTTTTTTAAAAAGACCGCTTGATACTTTTGAATCTATAACATTAGAAGAGGCTTCTAAACACCCAAATTGGTCTATGGGACGCAAAATTACAATAGATTCGTCCACTATGGTTAATAAAGGCTTAGAGATCATAGAGGCAAAGTATCTATTTAATTTAAATCCAGAGCAAATAAATGTTCTTGTACATCCTCAAAGCATTGTGCATTCATTTGTTGAATATATAGATGGTTCACTGCTCGCACAGCTTGGTCATCATGACATGAGAATTCCTATTTCATATGCATTGGGATATCCTGATAGAATTAATCATACTGGAGCTCAATTTGATATTAAAAACTTGTTTGGACTTGAGTTCTCAGAGCCAGACTATAAGAGATTTCCCTGTTTGAAATTAGCATTTGAAGCACTTATGGATGGAAATGTTGCCTGTCAAATTTTTAACACATCAAATGAAATTGCCGTTGAGAGTTTTATAGCTGGAAAAATAAAATATATTGATATTCCTAAGATAATTGCAAAACAACTTGAAACCATTTCGCAAACTGAACTCTTAGAAATTAACGATATTATTGAATTTGACTTTAGAATCAGAGAGTTAACAAAATCTTATATTACTAAATGCTAA
- the rseP gene encoding RIP metalloprotease RseP — MLISLIAFIITISIVVVFHEWGHYLLARINGVHVEKFSLGFGRTLLSRVDSKGTEWALSMLPLGGYVKPLDIADPDHRFYKMGKSISEKSAFQKVIIYAAGPFFSFLLGIIIYFLIFMIGVKEPIAILGQPFEQSIAYKAGIRAGDKIVSIDGYDVNSWPQALEMLLGPATLGQETTLTLINSEGLAKKATFKFPVAKGSLEEYDVFGQAGLNLKLPKPKIIKIIKDSAAERYSLKEGDLILKADGVNIADSLQLIQTIKKSPNKEILLEVDRGGSDILIPVIPEMHEEKSGIKVGRLGAQLGGDYPSTLVRYGITDSIQKATNKTWNTATISLKLLGRMITGDLSIKNLSGPISIAQYSGQVVQTGFMNFTQFIALISISIGLLNLLPVPGLDGGQMLIHTVEAISGRELSEKFMKGVVTVGYALLLCMMFIAFRNDILKLINYF; from the coding sequence ATGCTAATTAGCTTAATCGCCTTCATAATTACCATATCAATCGTTGTAGTCTTCCACGAATGGGGACACTATTTATTAGCAAGAATTAATGGTGTTCATGTCGAGAAATTTTCTCTAGGCTTTGGTCGCACTTTGCTTTCAAGGGTCGATTCTAAGGGTACAGAGTGGGCTTTATCCATGCTTCCTTTAGGAGGGTATGTAAAGCCTCTTGATATTGCTGATCCGGATCATAGATTTTACAAAATGGGCAAAAGCATATCAGAAAAAAGTGCATTTCAAAAGGTAATAATTTATGCTGCTGGACCTTTTTTCAGTTTCTTATTGGGCATCATAATTTATTTTTTAATTTTTATGATTGGCGTAAAGGAACCCATTGCCATACTCGGTCAGCCATTTGAACAATCAATTGCCTATAAAGCTGGAATTAGGGCTGGAGATAAAATTGTTTCGATTGATGGGTACGATGTTAACAGTTGGCCACAAGCATTGGAGATGTTATTAGGACCAGCAACTTTAGGTCAGGAGACTACATTAACCCTTATAAACAGTGAGGGCTTAGCTAAAAAAGCAACTTTTAAATTCCCTGTGGCTAAGGGAAGCCTTGAGGAATATGATGTATTCGGACAAGCGGGATTAAACCTTAAATTACCTAAACCTAAAATTATAAAAATTATTAAAGACAGTGCCGCTGAAAGATACTCTTTAAAAGAAGGAGACCTGATATTAAAAGCAGATGGGGTTAATATAGCCGATAGTTTGCAGTTAATACAAACTATTAAGAAATCTCCAAACAAAGAGATATTGCTTGAAGTTGACAGAGGAGGCTCTGATATTTTAATCCCCGTTATTCCAGAGATGCATGAGGAAAAATCAGGTATTAAAGTCGGAAGATTAGGAGCTCAATTAGGTGGAGATTATCCTTCAACTCTTGTTAGATATGGAATCACAGACTCTATTCAAAAGGCCACTAATAAAACTTGGAATACAGCCACCATTTCTCTTAAGCTTTTAGGTCGTATGATTACAGGAGATCTTTCTATTAAAAATTTATCTGGACCCATTTCTATTGCTCAATATTCAGGACAAGTTGTTCAGACAGGTTTTATGAACTTTACGCAATTTATTGCTTTAATCAGTATAAGTATCGGATTACTGAATTTGCTTCCTGTGCCAGGTTTAGATGGGGGACAGATGCTTATTCATACTGTTGAAGCTATTTCTGGTAGGGAATTATCCGAAAAGTTTATGAAAGGTGTTGTAACTGTAGGATATGCCTTGCTCTTATGTATGATGTTTATAGCTTTTCGGAATGATATCCTAAAGCTTATAAATTACTTTTAA